A section of the Pseudanabaena mucicola str. Chao 1806 genome encodes:
- a CDS encoding pentapeptide repeat-containing protein: MSIASKILFSGIFILINIAFSSSSLADPSSDRIQSANRQRLIETNRCQGCNLQNTDLNGLKLIGADLNKANLQGANLRSVDLRGANLQGTNLIYADLSYADLRLANFGQANLTGANLSNAYLLEASFRQSNLQEANLTDSYADGNVDVFTSVRQFVDLEGVNLLRANLTNAKLGFANLEGANLSEVNLVDAYLENASLINTILTKAKLCNTTMQDGSVNDQNCR; the protein is encoded by the coding sequence ATGAGTATTGCTTCTAAAATATTATTCTCGGGGATTTTTATACTTATTAATATTGCTTTTTCCTCATCATCGTTGGCTGATCCTAGTAGCGATCGCATCCAATCGGCAAATCGACAACGTTTAATTGAGACTAATCGCTGTCAGGGCTGTAATTTACAAAATACAGACTTGAATGGTTTAAAACTAATTGGGGCAGATTTAAATAAAGCTAATCTCCAAGGGGCAAACCTACGTAGTGTCGATCTTCGGGGCGCAAATTTGCAAGGAACAAATCTTATCTATGCTGATCTGAGTTATGCCGATTTGCGGCTGGCGAATTTTGGTCAAGCCAATTTGACGGGGGCAAATCTAAGCAATGCGTATTTACTTGAGGCTTCTTTTCGCCAGAGCAATCTCCAAGAGGCGAATCTGACTGACAGTTATGCGGATGGTAATGTCGATGTGTTTACATCTGTGCGTCAATTTGTCGATCTTGAAGGGGTAAATTTGCTTAGAGCCAATCTGACCAATGCCAAGCTAGGGTTTGCCAATCTCGAAGGAGCCAATCTCAGTGAAGTAAATTTAGTTGATGCGTATCTCGAAAATGCTTCATTAATCAATACAATTTTAACAAAAGCGAAGTTATGTAACACGACCATGCAAGATGGGTCAGTA